One Alicyclobacillus acidoterrestris DNA window includes the following coding sequences:
- a CDS encoding MFS transporter, whose product MARLSRWFWQLVLADGVSELGNQAGWMACTWAVLSRPNGIEWASVLSFGYGVCVAGANCIAGALFDRFPVKRLSVFASLTLAIIWTALAVCVMFVSPVWIWLCLLMMAGLIAPFTELAWMVFVPTLVADDQLERANGMGELIFQAGVFAGPLVGSWLIAVVGSPAALLVDALTFVAAALAIHCLKVPMSLTETGAKAPRGAWWQSLRTGARYLFSHRVVLVVTALAFVLNFAYGVMDIALPTMVQRQFFQPATRLGMLIGLQALGMGIAACFYSWQGRRLRHPSWPLWLIGMFGLCMSSYFFARGQLFDIAIPTFLAGTVFGMVPPMFRAVIQRTVPTRVRGAVFGIRAAVISFSVPLGGFVAGNASVLFGWRPSMVIGGMAVAVTLLSLGCWLWMRRDSAMAALVDNQ is encoded by the coding sequence ATGGCTCGACTATCGCGATGGTTCTGGCAACTCGTCCTAGCCGATGGCGTGTCGGAACTAGGGAACCAAGCCGGGTGGATGGCTTGTACTTGGGCAGTGTTGTCGCGCCCAAATGGCATCGAATGGGCTTCTGTCCTGTCGTTCGGGTATGGTGTTTGTGTCGCGGGTGCGAATTGCATCGCCGGTGCACTATTTGATAGATTCCCGGTGAAGCGTTTGTCCGTCTTCGCCAGTTTGACGTTAGCTATCATCTGGACCGCTCTTGCGGTTTGTGTGATGTTTGTGTCGCCGGTATGGATTTGGCTTTGTTTACTCATGATGGCCGGTCTCATCGCGCCATTCACCGAACTCGCATGGATGGTGTTTGTACCCACGCTTGTCGCGGACGACCAATTGGAACGCGCGAACGGGATGGGGGAACTCATATTTCAGGCGGGGGTGTTCGCTGGCCCGCTGGTGGGGAGTTGGCTCATTGCCGTTGTCGGTTCACCGGCGGCATTACTCGTGGACGCATTGACGTTTGTCGCCGCTGCCCTGGCCATTCACTGCTTAAAGGTTCCTATGTCCCTGACCGAGACCGGCGCGAAGGCGCCACGTGGCGCTTGGTGGCAGTCGTTGCGAACGGGGGCAAGGTATCTCTTCTCCCACCGTGTCGTCCTTGTGGTCACTGCGTTGGCGTTTGTACTCAACTTTGCGTACGGTGTCATGGATATAGCCCTTCCGACGATGGTTCAACGGCAGTTTTTCCAACCGGCCACGCGTCTCGGGATGCTCATTGGACTGCAGGCATTGGGGATGGGGATTGCCGCTTGCTTTTATAGTTGGCAAGGTCGAAGGTTGCGCCATCCGTCTTGGCCACTATGGCTTATCGGGATGTTTGGATTGTGTATGAGCTCGTACTTTTTTGCGCGCGGTCAGCTGTTTGACATCGCTATCCCGACCTTCTTGGCTGGCACAGTCTTCGGCATGGTACCACCGATGTTCCGCGCTGTCATTCAACGAACAGTGCCCACGCGAGTTCGAGGTGCCGTGTTCGGCATTCGCGCTGCGGTTATCTCGTTTTCGGTACCGCTAGGTGGATTTGTCGCCGGCAACGCGTCGGTCCTGTTTGGGTGGAGGCCGTCGATGGTGATCGGTGGGATGGCCGTGGCGGTCACGTTGCTAAGTTTGGGCTGTTGGTTGTGGATGAGGCGAGATAGTGCGATGGCGGCGCTGGTGGATAATCAGTAA
- a CDS encoding spore coat protein yields the protein MANMDTKKVDVDIERFSNLIPIANQSAALECLLTIKSGVRNYAIALTECATPEVRTTVRNQLNALLDMHEKLSALMIRKGWLQPHTPAQQFQMDIQSAQMTTSICKLPLFRDRAPILETFDTPQH from the coding sequence ATGGCAAACATGGATACCAAGAAAGTTGATGTAGACATCGAACGTTTCAGCAATTTGATACCGATCGCCAATCAATCTGCGGCGCTCGAATGTCTACTCACCATCAAAAGCGGGGTTCGCAACTACGCCATTGCACTGACCGAATGTGCCACGCCTGAAGTTCGAACTACCGTTCGCAACCAGTTGAACGCCCTGCTCGATATGCACGAAAAACTCAGTGCACTGATGATTCGCAAGGGTTGGCTGCAACCTCACACCCCCGCACAACAGTTTCAAATGGACATTCAATCAGCCCAGATGACGACGTCTATTTGTAAATTGCCGCTCTTCCGCGACCGGGCGCCGATTCTCGAAACATTCGATACTCCACAACACTGA
- a CDS encoding zinc-dependent alcohol dehydrogenase — MKAVTYQGIKNVQVKEVPDPKIEKPDDMIIRVTSSAICGSDLHLIHGMIPGLPKNYVIGHEPMGIVEEVGPEVTKLKKGDRVIIPFNVACGECFYCTHHLESQCERANPYEDTGGFFGYSHTTGGYAGGQAEYLRVPFANFTSFRLPDDCELEDERLALIADAMTTAYWSADNAGIQDGDTVIVLGCGPVGLLTQKFAWLKGAKRVIAVDYLDYRLEHAKRTNNVEIVNFEQQKSTGAYLNELTKGGADVVIDCVGMDGKMTPVEMIETALKLQGGTLGAIEIATEAVRRGGTIQVTGVYGMRYNGFPLGHIMNRNVNLRTGQAPVIHYMPYMYELISSGKVDPGDIITHTLPLDQAHHGYEIFDSKSDGCIKVILKP; from the coding sequence ATGAAGGCAGTGACGTATCAAGGTATTAAAAATGTGCAAGTGAAAGAAGTCCCTGACCCCAAAATCGAAAAACCAGACGACATGATTATTCGCGTCACCAGTTCTGCTATCTGTGGATCAGATTTACACCTCATCCACGGCATGATTCCTGGGCTACCGAAGAACTACGTCATTGGCCACGAACCGATGGGGATTGTCGAAGAAGTTGGCCCAGAGGTCACAAAATTAAAGAAAGGCGACAGAGTCATCATCCCGTTTAACGTGGCTTGTGGCGAGTGCTTTTACTGCACGCACCACCTAGAAAGCCAATGCGAGCGCGCCAACCCATATGAGGACACCGGCGGCTTCTTCGGCTATTCCCATACAACGGGCGGCTATGCCGGCGGTCAAGCGGAATACCTGCGCGTGCCATTTGCCAATTTCACGTCGTTCCGCCTCCCCGACGACTGCGAACTCGAGGACGAACGACTCGCACTCATCGCGGACGCCATGACGACTGCCTACTGGAGCGCTGACAACGCAGGAATTCAGGACGGGGACACCGTCATCGTGCTCGGATGCGGCCCAGTCGGCTTACTTACCCAAAAATTCGCCTGGCTAAAGGGCGCCAAGCGCGTTATCGCCGTCGATTACCTCGACTACCGACTAGAGCACGCAAAGCGCACGAACAACGTGGAAATCGTCAACTTCGAGCAACAAAAAAGTACGGGTGCTTACCTCAATGAGCTGACGAAGGGCGGCGCCGATGTCGTGATCGACTGCGTTGGGATGGACGGAAAAATGACGCCAGTCGAGATGATAGAGACCGCGTTGAAACTGCAGGGAGGGACCCTTGGGGCCATCGAGATCGCGACAGAAGCTGTACGGCGCGGCGGCACCATTCAGGTGACGGGCGTGTATGGCATGCGCTACAACGGATTTCCGCTCGGGCATATCATGAACCGCAATGTGAATCTGCGCACCGGTCAAGCCCCGGTCATCCACTACATGCCGTACATGTACGAGTTGATAAGCTCTGGCAAGGTCGATCCCGGCGACATCATCACACACACCCTGCCACTCGACCAGGCGCACCACGGTTATGAGATCTTCGATTCGAAAAGCGACGGATGCATTAAAGTCATTCTCAAGCCATAA
- a CDS encoding YqjF family protein: MQHSSETHRQYDLPDRPWLLHQTWENVLFAHWPVKKDVLEPYIPRGLQLDTYHDSAWISLLSFFVDDLHPRAMVPFPGIRAFPEVNLRTYVTRFDRPGVWFFSLDAGNALAVALARRFFRLPYYRAKVHFERANGRTRVSLTRCHRKQPPYQLDVDYKAASSVFESQKGSLTSWLTDRYCLFTTARGRLYRGDIHHRPWALQEAEAIFRTNTLASSLCGSHLTAPRLHYSQQQHVHIWPLVIDE, encoded by the coding sequence ATGCAACATTCGTCCGAAACACACCGCCAATACGACTTGCCAGACAGGCCATGGTTACTGCACCAGACGTGGGAGAACGTCCTATTTGCACACTGGCCGGTCAAAAAGGACGTTCTGGAACCTTACATCCCCCGCGGCCTGCAATTGGACACCTACCATGACTCCGCTTGGATTAGCCTATTGTCGTTCTTCGTGGATGATCTACATCCCCGCGCGATGGTGCCGTTTCCAGGCATCCGCGCATTTCCGGAAGTGAACCTACGAACCTACGTCACGCGTTTTGACCGACCAGGTGTGTGGTTTTTTAGTCTCGACGCGGGCAACGCCCTCGCCGTCGCGTTGGCACGACGTTTTTTCCGGCTCCCCTACTACCGCGCCAAGGTTCACTTCGAGCGCGCCAATGGCCGAACCCGCGTATCGCTGACGCGCTGTCACCGCAAACAACCACCATATCAACTGGACGTAGACTACAAAGCCGCCTCCAGCGTATTTGAATCACAGAAAGGTTCCCTGACATCGTGGCTGACCGATAGGTACTGCCTGTTCACAACGGCTCGCGGCCGTCTCTATCGAGGCGATATTCACCACCGCCCTTGGGCGCTACAGGAGGCAGAAGCCATCTTTCGCACCAATACCCTCGCAAGTTCCTTGTGCGGGTCTCATCTGACCGCGCCACGCCTACACTATTCCCAGCAACAACACGTCCATATTTGGCCTTTGGTGATAGATGAGTAA
- a CDS encoding thiol-disulfide oxidoreductase DCC family protein — MDANHDKIVLFDGVCNLCSAVVQFIIRRDALAKFRFAPLSSQVAQKLVGGRVALEADSVVFIEDGQIYTKSTAVLRILGNLRGIWSLCYVFVVVPTGLRDAVYDSIARHRYRWFGKQATCMVPTPELQSRFLVDSLQPLARRD; from the coding sequence ATGGATGCCAATCATGACAAAATCGTGTTGTTTGACGGCGTTTGCAATCTTTGTAGTGCTGTTGTCCAATTTATTATCCGGCGCGATGCATTGGCAAAGTTTCGATTTGCACCGCTTTCGTCGCAGGTTGCACAGAAATTGGTCGGTGGGCGGGTGGCGCTTGAAGCGGATTCTGTGGTGTTTATTGAGGATGGACAAATCTATACGAAATCGACGGCGGTGCTGAGGATTCTCGGCAACCTGCGGGGTATCTGGTCGCTTTGTTACGTATTTGTGGTGGTGCCAACTGGACTGCGGGATGCCGTGTACGATTCAATTGCGCGCCATCGGTATCGATGGTTTGGCAAACAAGCCACCTGCATGGTACCGACTCCGGAATTACAAAGCCGATTCCTGGTTGATTCATTGCAGCCCTTGGCAAGGCGGGACTAA
- a CDS encoding LppP/LprE family lipoprotein has translation MKIRSRACAIGCAVIGLLAVSGVQTTALAATSGSGTSLMATSDGTQAKAKIVVDSVHQADPIRLVAKDPLGQNQTTWVPLCYLQQALAAAGVKTMWNGRDLTVVPPTTWTIPEVAPMIRVLLKKHEMDFLMGGGQYNIASTITQTDPASGKITTYVPIYYVNQFLQNELGAQTNWDGTTWTINTQNALVPSNVVNSVMKQTVEAKDSTESFTPGGKQVIVSDGSGGTLQAILGTRYPTADGLGQLVFFFHNGQFVGLNANEEATAILSIKPAGTGVIQVTYANYAPTDAMVNPTLPPQTVTYTWNAGQMVPSSALESGVTTGAEVTAPSSASASDSGN, from the coding sequence ATGAAGATTCGAAGTAGGGCTTGCGCGATAGGGTGTGCAGTCATCGGATTATTGGCTGTTTCAGGTGTACAAACCACGGCATTGGCGGCCACTTCGGGATCCGGCACGTCCCTCATGGCCACCAGCGATGGAACACAGGCGAAAGCGAAAATTGTCGTCGATAGCGTTCATCAGGCTGATCCGATCCGCCTCGTCGCCAAAGACCCCCTTGGCCAGAATCAGACCACGTGGGTACCTTTGTGCTACCTGCAACAGGCGCTCGCTGCAGCGGGGGTGAAGACGATGTGGAACGGCAGAGACCTTACGGTCGTCCCGCCGACCACTTGGACCATCCCCGAGGTCGCACCGATGATACGCGTCCTGTTGAAGAAGCACGAGATGGACTTCTTGATGGGCGGCGGTCAGTACAATATTGCGTCGACGATAACGCAAACCGATCCGGCCTCGGGAAAAATCACGACGTACGTACCCATCTACTATGTAAACCAGTTTCTTCAAAATGAGCTGGGCGCGCAGACCAATTGGGATGGTACGACGTGGACCATCAACACGCAAAATGCGTTGGTACCCTCTAATGTGGTGAATTCGGTGATGAAGCAGACGGTCGAGGCGAAGGATTCTACTGAATCATTTACGCCAGGCGGTAAACAGGTGATTGTGTCGGATGGCAGTGGGGGTACACTCCAAGCGATCCTCGGAACACGCTACCCGACGGCAGATGGACTAGGGCAATTGGTGTTCTTCTTCCACAATGGCCAGTTTGTCGGACTGAATGCGAATGAAGAGGCTACTGCCATCCTCTCTATCAAACCGGCTGGTACGGGTGTCATCCAGGTGACCTACGCGAACTATGCGCCCACCGACGCTATGGTCAATCCGACACTGCCACCCCAGACGGTCACATACACCTGGAATGCTGGTCAAATGGTTCCCTCCAGCGCACTTGAGTCTGGCGTCACGACCGGCGCTGAGGTGACGGCGCCGAGTTCAGCATCGGCCAGTGACAGCGGGAACTGA
- a CDS encoding FAD-dependent oxidoreductase: MKAHPSTNALPEESKPFWREDVEIPAFNPLDEDIHVDVAIVGGGITGVTAAYLLAREGVSVALLEADRLLCGSTSHTTAKITAQHNLFYDELISHVGLDKAQRYYESNQQAIEFVQSTATQLGVDCEFQFEDAYVFATTAKSAQKIEKEYHAYQRLRIPGDITVTIPLHIPIHNAIRMSHQAQFHPLKFLAALVREIQEKGARIFEQTVAVDVTYDNSPSVITRSGHRVIARKILACSHYPFYSGQGYYFARMYAERAYVLAAKTKTEYPSGMYISAESPARSLRSARVHGEPVVLVTGDGHRTGQGPDTLTHYKNLQAFGEQVFGALDILYRWSNQDLYTLDKIPYIGEIANVHPNVLVATGYKKWGMSSGIVAAHILRDLALGRDNPYADLYHPGRFYADPSLRKFLMHNGTVTAHLIKGKLQIPSHNPDDLVVGEGSVVTYNGRRAGAYKDEQGKIYLVDTTCTHMGCEVNWNHAERTWDCPCHGSRFTYTGEVIQGPAKKPLERLDE; this comes from the coding sequence ATGAAGGCGCATCCCAGCACGAACGCACTTCCAGAAGAGTCCAAACCGTTTTGGCGAGAAGACGTCGAGATTCCAGCGTTCAATCCGCTTGACGAAGATATCCACGTCGATGTTGCGATTGTAGGCGGTGGCATCACAGGCGTGACAGCCGCGTACCTACTCGCGAGAGAGGGAGTCAGCGTCGCATTGCTGGAAGCGGACAGGCTCCTTTGTGGATCCACCAGCCACACCACCGCAAAAATCACCGCGCAGCACAACCTATTTTACGACGAACTGATCTCGCACGTGGGACTCGACAAGGCACAGCGTTACTACGAGTCAAACCAACAGGCCATTGAGTTTGTACAGTCCACTGCAACACAGCTTGGCGTGGATTGTGAATTTCAATTTGAAGACGCGTACGTTTTCGCGACGACAGCAAAGTCTGCGCAAAAAATCGAAAAGGAATATCACGCCTACCAGAGACTTCGGATTCCTGGAGATATCACCGTCACCATCCCGCTTCATATCCCTATCCACAACGCCATCCGAATGTCGCATCAGGCCCAATTTCACCCGTTAAAGTTTCTCGCAGCACTCGTTCGTGAAATTCAGGAGAAAGGTGCGCGCATCTTCGAACAAACCGTCGCAGTCGACGTGACATACGACAACTCTCCGTCCGTCATCACGAGAAGTGGACATCGTGTCATTGCACGAAAAATTCTAGCCTGCTCCCACTACCCGTTCTATAGCGGCCAAGGTTACTATTTCGCACGGATGTATGCGGAGCGCGCGTATGTTCTCGCGGCCAAGACAAAAACAGAATACCCCTCGGGCATGTATATCAGTGCGGAGAGCCCGGCGAGATCGCTTCGAAGCGCCCGTGTGCATGGTGAACCGGTGGTGCTTGTCACCGGCGATGGACACCGGACAGGGCAAGGGCCGGATACGCTCACACACTATAAAAACCTACAGGCGTTTGGTGAACAGGTCTTCGGCGCGTTGGATATCCTCTATCGATGGTCAAATCAAGATCTCTACACACTCGACAAAATCCCATACATCGGCGAAATTGCAAACGTACATCCGAACGTGCTCGTGGCCACTGGGTACAAGAAGTGGGGCATGTCGTCCGGCATTGTCGCAGCGCATATTCTGCGGGATTTAGCGCTCGGCCGTGACAACCCATACGCAGATTTGTATCATCCAGGCCGGTTTTACGCGGATCCGAGTCTACGCAAGTTTCTCATGCACAATGGCACCGTGACGGCCCATTTAATCAAAGGGAAACTACAAATTCCCTCGCACAATCCAGATGACCTCGTGGTCGGTGAAGGGTCGGTCGTTACGTACAACGGACGGCGCGCAGGTGCGTACAAAGACGAGCAAGGAAAAATTTATCTCGTCGATACCACCTGTACCCACATGGGGTGTGAAGTCAACTGGAACCACGCCGAACGCACTTGGGATTGCCCGTGCCATGGATCCCGCTTTACCTACACAGGCGAAGTCATCCAGGGCCCGGCAAAGAAACCGCTCGAACGACTCGACGAGTAA
- a CDS encoding beta propeller repeat protein, with the protein MRLPRTLASLLTFTMIIGLTGCSVTSNNDTGQPGTGRGKADSLGTFTGDPRTSLKDTPADTAGLVHQKPTDASLPATVSLAALQKSNTFYNMEMFDGNVGYRWGYLHGNFALERTENAGANWYSIALPRTLPLAQLNTGTGAVENPTVQVTDENSIYIFAVTGSTLLNLHTDDAGHHWTQTSLPLPTSGLQLESVNLLGDQDGFILLRGQGKQSATHQLYRLLNKATTAVALHVSGNGKDAGLPASAQAVVHFTNPQDGWLVAVTTDGKVHLYDSHNGGNTWTASTFHTPPGLTGFKAVRVYEPSRLEQEGNFLVRYARQTNKGTQYHLVMFRSVNGGNKFTTRVEDQLFDAVSDYMGNPVSFLNQDYAFAINDQRLVASWDGGMTWRTIHSSSLETTLNAYPRVLATDFESDTLGYLLLQTANYQRTAFVKVTLNGTSSWADAQVVSH; encoded by the coding sequence ATGAGACTGCCTCGCACCTTGGCGTCTTTGCTCACGTTCACCATGATTATCGGACTCACAGGATGTTCCGTAACGAGTAACAACGACACCGGTCAACCAGGAACCGGCCGAGGCAAAGCGGATTCACTTGGGACGTTCACCGGTGATCCTCGAACGTCATTAAAAGATACACCGGCCGACACAGCCGGCCTCGTTCACCAAAAGCCAACCGATGCCAGCCTTCCTGCTACCGTATCCCTGGCAGCGCTCCAAAAGAGTAACACATTCTACAACATGGAGATGTTTGATGGAAATGTCGGCTACCGCTGGGGATATCTGCACGGCAATTTTGCCCTTGAACGAACAGAGAACGCCGGGGCAAACTGGTACTCCATCGCGTTGCCAAGAACCTTGCCACTTGCGCAGTTGAATACAGGTACCGGTGCAGTGGAGAATCCGACCGTTCAGGTGACAGATGAAAACTCGATTTATATATTCGCAGTCACCGGCTCTACACTCCTCAACTTGCACACGGACGATGCCGGGCATCATTGGACACAGACCTCCCTGCCCTTGCCGACGAGCGGTCTGCAATTGGAAAGCGTGAACTTGCTAGGTGACCAAGACGGATTCATTTTGTTGAGGGGACAAGGCAAGCAGTCCGCCACTCACCAACTCTACCGTCTGCTAAACAAAGCGACGACAGCAGTCGCACTGCACGTTTCCGGCAATGGGAAAGATGCTGGCCTGCCCGCAAGCGCGCAGGCAGTCGTTCACTTCACCAATCCACAAGACGGTTGGTTGGTCGCTGTCACGACGGACGGGAAAGTGCACCTGTACGATTCGCACAACGGGGGAAACACCTGGACTGCTTCGACGTTCCACACGCCACCTGGGCTCACTGGCTTCAAGGCGGTTCGCGTGTACGAACCATCGCGGTTGGAACAAGAGGGGAACTTCCTCGTCCGGTATGCCAGGCAAACGAACAAAGGTACACAATATCATCTTGTTATGTTCCGCTCCGTCAACGGCGGCAACAAGTTTACAACACGCGTCGAAGACCAGCTATTTGACGCCGTCTCCGACTACATGGGCAATCCCGTCTCGTTCCTGAACCAGGACTACGCGTTCGCCATCAACGACCAACGACTCGTCGCTTCGTGGGACGGTGGCATGACATGGCGCACCATTCACTCTTCGTCCCTGGAGACCACGCTGAATGCATACCCGCGCGTACTGGCGACGGACTTCGAATCAGACACGTTAGGTTACCTGCTGCTTCAAACCGCAAATTATCAACGCACGGCATTCGTCAAAGTGACGTTGAACGGGACGAGCTCGTGGGCAGATGCACAGGTCGTCAGTCACTGA